The following proteins come from a genomic window of Crassostrea angulata isolate pt1a10 chromosome 1, ASM2561291v2, whole genome shotgun sequence:
- the LOC128166884 gene encoding ficolin-2-like encodes MWTLIMAMVVGGVTAGGIKLHLSDEMKSMLEKSNWDHQNTALSIHGPIALDVHSSFKLKKGQVFLKSWVHRRHKDCAHIKKHRPLSQDGVYTIYPAPGMNKTVFCDMSTDGGGWTVIQKRIDGDTNFFRNWKEYKNGFGHVEDEYWLGNDAIHALTKDKKQILRIDLMKFSREKAHATYSSFFVDSEANKYKLVLGRFKGTKGLGDSFNHSNNSYFTTKGADNDNYKSNCADIFKAGWWFNACTNLDLNGEYKKASRKDGTELSWYHWGDSWRSLKSAKMMIRPSQIV; translated from the exons ATGTGGACACTTATAATGGCGATGGTCGTTGGGGGAGTTACTGCCGGGGGAATCAAGCTTCACTTGTCAG ATGAGATGAAGTCTATGTTAGAGAAGTCAAATTGGGATCATCAGAACACAGCTCTGTCTATCCATGGTCCTATAGCTCTGGATGTACACTCTAGTTTTAAATTGAAGAAGGGACAAGTGTTTCTGAAATCAT GGGTCCACAGAAGACACAAAGACTGTGCTCACATAAAGAAGCATAGGCCGCTGAGTCAAGACGGGGTGTACACAATTTACCCTGCCCCGGGGATGAATAAAACAGTGTTCTGTGACATGAGCACCGACGGAGGGGGTTGGACG GTTATTCAAAAGAGAATAGACGGGGACACAAATTTTTTCAGAAACTGGAAAGAATATAAAAACGGATTTGGACACGTGGAAGATGAATATTGGCTTG GAAATGACGCCATTCACGCattaacaaaagataaaaaacaaattcttaGAATCGATTTGATGAAGTTTTCCAGGGAGAAAGCCCATGCGACATACTCTTCATTTTTTGTGGATAGTGAGGCTAACAAATACAAACTTGTACTTGGAAGGTTCAAGGGAACTAAAGGTCTAG GAGACAGTTTCAACCATTCAAACAATTCGTATTTCACTACCAAGGGTGCAGATAATGACAACTATAAAAGCAATTGTGCCGACATCTTTAAGGCAGGATGGTGGTTCAATGCCTGTACAAACTTAGATTTGAATGGGGAATACAAAAAGGCCTCTCGAAAGGACGGCACAGAATTGTCTTGGTACCACTGGGGAGATTCATGGAGGTCACTGAAATCGGCTAAAATGATGATACGTCCATCGCAAATTGTTTAA
- the LOC128158414 gene encoding protein PIF-like: MLQLFKLFATFYLVLQLNIIVNGDQEKQCKELFDIIFVIDGSDSINKVDYETLRLAMEGMVDRLNIGDGNGRMGIVVYSRDIALEVPLSSDKDYLKNQARNMPHPRDGTNTDLGIEKMRKLFEVARIDVPLIGIVVTDGISKHPQKTARQAALAKEFGVNMYSVGVTYLTDIEELEDIASEKSQVLTVESFDMLARNLEAIVKLVCPTTTTTTTTTTTTTTTTTTTTPAPTTTTTPTTTTTTPTTTTTPTTTTTTPTTTPTTPTTTKPGPDPRICNYCKMKKGVGFLKHPEDCDKYVECYFGKNGKTEAEYRQCPFGMYWDQEEIKCRASAEVQCPKDKCSIPSIVSYPFGNMENCKAHWVCSHGKSVPMCCPEGQGYVPFKGCVPQSNCKDICPLEKKEECNKRMTWDELDKYEEFFYGYGWVKKCCKPGHIFDSDSCHCIPLHNGKGYEMDNDKQKVCRAVVHIPFDNNCLDKSGNQVIVENHNVQLLGNGLGYFDGNAKLVIPRFPEMQSASTFVIKMRYLDAPTKHMQGLLSNGDCEREQPTMFMVKGRAGVNFMAESAKNKFTTFHLPAKPSCWNEAYFIHDFNTMEGYINGKSCKRWTYGPIKMAQGGLNIGAVRGFQNFQGFMDYVTIYYCQEEKPMYK, encoded by the exons atgttacaattatttaaattgtttgcTACTTTCTACTTGGTTTTACAACTTAATATCATTGTCAACGGCGACCAGGAAAAAC aatgTAAAGAACTGTTTGACATCATTTTTGTCATTGACGGGTCCGATAGTATCAACAAAGTTGACTACGAAACTCTACGACTTGCCATGGAAGGAATGGTAGATCGTCTTAATATTGGGGACGGGAATGGTCGAATGGGTATTGTAGTCTACAGTAGGGACATAGCCCTCGAAGTCCCTCTATCGTCTGATAAGGATTATCTGAAAAACCAGGCCCGAAATATGCCCCACCCGAGGGACGGAACAAACACGGACCTTGGGATAGAGAAAATGAGGAAACTGTTTGAGGTGGCACGAATCGACGTCCCGTTGATTGGAATTGTTGTGACAGATGGAATTTCCAAACATCCCCAAAAAACGGCCAGACAAGCAGCTCTTGCTAAAGAATTTGGCGTCAACATGTACTCTGTAGGTGTCACATACTTAACAGACATTGAAGAACTGGAAGACATTGCATCAGAGAAATCTCAGGTGCTCACTGTTGAATCTTTTGACATGTTGGCAAGGAATCTGGAAGCCATTGTTAAGCTGGTTTGTCCGA CAACAACAACCACCACCACGACAACAACCACCAccacaacaacgacgacgacaacaacaCCAGCAccaacaacgacaacaacacCGACAACAACGACAACTACTCCTACAACGACAACAACTCCAACAACCACCACTACAACACCAACAACAACTCCTACAACACCGACAACAACCAAACCGGGTCCTGATCCAAGAATATGTAATTACTGCAAAATGAAAAAGGGAGTTGGATTTCTGAAGCATCCAGAAGACTGTGACAAATACGTGGAGTGTTATTTTGGAAAAAATGGTAAAACTGAAGCAGAATACAGACAGTGTCCATTTGGAATGTACTGGGATCAAGAAGAAATTAAATGTAGAGCGTCTGCGGAAGTACAGTGTCCAAAAG ATAAATGTTCCATTCCAAGCATTGTATCTTATCCATTTGGTAACATGGAGAACTGCAAAGCCCATTGGGTGTGTAGTCATGGTAAATCAGTCCCAATGTGTTGCCCAGAGGGCCAAGGATATGTTCCATTCAAAGGCTGCGTTCCTCAGTCCAACTGTAAAGATATTTGTCCTCttgagaaaaaagaagaatgtAATAAAAGAATGACGTGGGACGAACTAGACAAGTATGAGGAGTTCTTCTATGGTTATGGTTGGGTGAAAAAGTGCTGTAAACCTGGACATATTTTTGACAGTGATTCTTGCCATTGCATTCCACTTCACAATGGAAAAGGTTACGAGATGGATAACGATAAACAAAAag TTTGCAGAGCTGTTGTTCATATTCCTTTTGACAACAACTGCTTGGATAAGTCTGGAAACCAGGTGATTGTAGAAAATCACAACGTCCAGTTGCTAGGAAATGGTTTGGGTTACTTTGATGGTAACGCCAAGTTAGTTATTCCCAGATTCCCCGAAATGCAGTCGGCGTCTACCTTTGTAATTAAGATGCGTTATCTAGATGCACCGACTAAACACATGCAGGGGCTATTAAGTAACGGCGACTGTGAGAGGGAACAACCGACCATGTTTATGGTCAAAGGGCGAGCTGGTGTGAACTTCATGGCAGAGAGTGCGAAGAATAAATTTACAACTTTTCATTTACCTGCAAAG cCATCGTGTTGGAATGAAGCCTACTTTATCCACGACTTCAATACTATGGAAGGCTACATAAATGGCAAGAGCTGTAAAAGATGGACTTACGGACCAATCAAAATGGCGCAAGGGGGTCTGAATATTGGAGCTGTTAGAGGATTCCAGAACTTCCAAGGCTTCATGGATTACGTCACAATCTACTATTGTCAAGAAGAAAAACCCATGTATAAGTGA